A single uncultured Methanobrevibacter sp. DNA region contains:
- a CDS encoding tetrahydromethanopterin S-methyltransferase subunit B, which yields MAQMLPMVQIVPDMNLALDPVTGVIGASLGGGVILLSMDEVNEEVAKLQSAADELVSSLDPYTSPAGAYPGRDGSYITAGMLTNVVYGFLLASFIIFAALPFLQSVGVL from the coding sequence ATGGCTCAAATGTTACCTATGGTTCAAATTGTACCTGACATGAATCTAGCTTTAGATCCTGTCACAGGAGTTATTGGTGCATCTTTAGGTGGGGGAGTTATCCTTTTATCTATGGATGAGGTAAATGAAGAAGTAGCAAAACTTCAAAGTGCTGCTGATGAGTTAGTAAGCTCTTTAGATCCTTATACTAGTCCTGCAGGTGCTTATCCTGGAAGGGATGGTTCTTATATTACTGCAGGAATGTTAACAAATGTAGTTTATGGATTTTTATTAGCATCATTTATTATATTTGCAGCATTACCATTCTTACAATCAGTGGGGGTTTTATAG
- the mtrC gene encoding tetrahydromethanopterin S-methyltransferase subunit MtrC codes for MSAGGSADGAHSALNSNYLLAMGVIGGLLGIYLCNINGIIGPVLAGLGAVCASVWGSDAIRSVASYGLGTGVPSIGYMCLSISIIGVLAGLAMGLIFPDLSIFGPILGLIFSMIIGLVVALIATKIVGMKIPIMVRCTVEIAGAGALTVLALSSAITGSFAATDIFEHVVAPGFIALFFILCTMAIQHPFNACLGPNEDQIRTLKCAASTAFLSMAVTGLLSCVAGDTFGWLAVFLVGLIGWIISFRSFVKASYDAAASVRWAGLWPKVEE; via the coding sequence ATGTCTGCTGGTGGAAGTGCTGATGGTGCACATAGTGCATTAAATTCTAATTATTTATTAGCTATGGGTGTTATCGGTGGTTTATTAGGTATATACTTATGTAATATTAATGGTATTATAGGTCCTGTTTTAGCAGGTCTTGGTGCTGTATGTGCTAGTGTATGGGGATCTGATGCTATACGTAGTGTAGCTAGTTATGGTTTAGGTACTGGTGTACCATCTATTGGTTATATGTGTTTATCTATCAGTATTATTGGTGTTTTAGCAGGTCTTGCTATGGGACTTATTTTCCCTGATTTAAGTATATTTGGACCAATTTTAGGATTAATCTTTTCTATGATTATTGGTTTAGTTGTTGCTTTAATCGCTACAAAAATTGTTGGAATGAAAATCCCAATTATGGTAAGATGTACTGTTGAAATTGCAGGTGCAGGTGCTTTAACTGTATTAGCTTTATCTTCAGCTATTACTGGTAGTTTTGCAGCAACTGACATATTTGAACATGTTGTTGCTCCTGGATTTATTGCATTATTCTTTATATTATGTACTATGGCAATTCAACATCCATTCAATGCATGTTTAGGACCAAATGAAGATCAAATAAGGACTCTTAAATGTGCAGCATCTACTGCATTCTTATCTATGGCAGTTACTGGTTTATTATCTTGTGTTGCTGGAGATACCTTTGGATGGTTAGCAGTATTCCTTGTTGGTTTAATTGGTTGGATTATTTCATTTAGATCATTTGTTAAAGCTTCATATGATGCTGCAGCTTCAGTTAGATGGGCTGGTTTATGGCCAAAAGTAGAGGAGTAA
- the mtrD gene encoding tetrahydromethanopterin S-methyltransferase subunit D gives MDPIFVILFVAIGGVLIGAGVHFIPVGGAPAAMATATGVGTGTAMLAAGAGLTGLIGAATMTGQSWIIVGIGGAVGAMIMLAITMLIANYIYVYGVGIVPAASKTPVDPITKRNQEKYKTPGTEGHGVPCVCFISGLIGAAFGGFGGGLIYYAIYNAVQASTYFTDPAISIGLAAILGTGVFFINSVIASYNIGGTIEGMHDPKFKRIGTGALSCAIASVVVGIFCVLLTGGI, from the coding sequence ATGGATCCAATTTTTGTTATTTTATTTGTTGCTATTGGTGGAGTATTAATTGGTGCTGGTGTGCATTTTATTCCTGTAGGTGGAGCTCCTGCAGCTATGGCAACAGCTACTGGTGTAGGTACTGGTACTGCAATGTTAGCTGCTGGTGCAGGTTTAACAGGACTTATTGGTGCTGCAACTATGACTGGTCAATCATGGATTATTGTAGGTATTGGTGGTGCTGTAGGTGCTATGATAATGTTAGCTATCACTATGCTCATTGCTAATTACATATATGTGTATGGTGTAGGTATTGTACCTGCTGCATCTAAAACTCCAGTTGACCCTATTACTAAACGTAACCAAGAAAAATATAAAACTCCTGGTACTGAAGGACATGGTGTACCATGTGTTTGTTTCATTAGTGGTCTTATAGGTGCTGCTTTCGGTGGTTTTGGTGGAGGTTTAATATACTATGCTATTTATAATGCTGTTCAAGCTTCTACTTACTTCACTGATCCAGCAATTAGTATAGGTTTAGCTGCTATATTAGGTACTGGTGTTTTCTTCATTAACTCCGTTATTGCATCTTATAATATTGGAGGTACTATTGAAGGTATGCATGATCCTAAGTTTAAAAGGATTGGTACTGGAGCATTATCTTGTGCTATTGCATCTGTTGTAGTTGGAATATTTTGTGTATTATTAACAGGAGGAATCTAA
- the mtrG gene encoding tetrahydromethanopterin S-methyltransferase subunit MtrG, translated as MSEEENNSIPQVMVSSDDLKGIVAKLDDAEEKVDFTLGEYYQRLGQQTGRDVGILYGMIIGLMILVIVMKYDLVSILL; from the coding sequence ATGAGTGAAGAAGAAAATAATTCAATACCTCAAGTAATGGTTTCATCTGATGATCTTAAAGGCATCGTTGCAAAATTAGATGATGCTGAGGAAAAAGTAGATTTTACTTTAGGTGAATATTATCAACGTTTAGGTCAACAAACTGGTAGGGACGTTGGTATTTTATACGGTATGATAATTGGTTTAATGATTTTAGTAATTGTCATGAAGTATGATTTAGTTTCTATATTGTTATAG
- the mcrA gene encoding coenzyme-B sulfoethylthiotransferase subunit alpha, whose amino-acid sequence MADKKFLDAMKNKFSEDPTDKRTTFYNMGGWKQSERKSAFVKEGKEIAEKRGIPMYNPDIGTPLGQRALMSYQLSTTDTYVEGDDLHFINNAAIQQAWDDIRRTVIVGLNTAHNVLEKRLGIEVTPETITEYLETVNHAMPGAAVVQEHMVETDPLVVQDSYVKVFTGDDELADEIDSAFVLDINKEFNEEQAAALKEEVGNSVWQAVRIPAIVGRVCDGGTTSRWSAMQIGMSMISAYNQCAGEGATGDFAYASKHAEVIHMGTYLPVRRARAENELGGVPFGFMADICQSSRVNTDDPVRSTLDVVALGAALYDQIWLGSYMSGGVGFTQYATAAYTDDVLDDFTYYGKDYVEDKYGGLTEAPNNMDTVLDVGSEVSFYALEQYEEYPALLETHFGGSQRASVISAAAGCSTAFATGNAQTGLSAWYLGMYLHKEQHSRLGFYGYDLQDQCGAANVFSIRNDEGLPLEMRGPNYPNYAMNVGHQGEYAGISQAPHAARGDAWAFNPLIKIAFADKNLVFDFSKPREEFAKGALREFEPSGERTVITPAK is encoded by the coding sequence AAGAAAAAGCGCATTTGTAAAAGAAGGTAAAGAAATCGCTGAAAAAAGAGGAATTCCAATGTACAACCCAGACATTGGTACTCCTTTAGGTCAAAGGGCTTTAATGTCTTACCAATTATCTACTACTGATACTTATGTAGAAGGTGATGATTTACACTTTATTAACAACGCAGCTATCCAACAAGCTTGGGATGATATTAGAAGAACTGTTATTGTAGGTTTAAACACTGCTCACAATGTTCTTGAAAAAAGGTTAGGTATTGAAGTAACTCCTGAAACTATTACTGAATACTTAGAAACTGTAAACCACGCAATGCCTGGTGCAGCAGTAGTTCAAGAACACATGGTAGAAACTGACCCATTAGTAGTTCAAGACAGTTACGTAAAAGTTTTCACTGGTGACGATGAATTAGCTGATGAAATTGATTCAGCATTTGTTTTAGACATCAACAAAGAATTCAATGAAGAACAAGCTGCAGCTTTAAAAGAAGAAGTTGGTAATAGTGTATGGCAAGCTGTAAGAATTCCTGCTATCGTAGGAAGAGTTTGTGATGGAGGTACTACCTCAAGATGGTCTGCTATGCAAATTGGTATGTCCATGATTTCTGCATACAACCAATGTGCTGGTGAAGGAGCTACTGGTGACTTCGCATACGCATCAAAACATGCAGAAGTTATTCACATGGGTACTTACTTACCTGTAAGAAGAGCAAGAGCAGAAAACGAATTAGGTGGAGTTCCATTTGGTTTCATGGCAGATATCTGTCAATCTTCCAGAGTTAACACTGATGACCCAGTACGTTCAACCTTAGATGTAGTAGCTTTAGGTGCTGCATTATACGACCAAATTTGGTTAGGTTCTTACATGTCTGGTGGTGTAGGATTCACTCAATATGCTACTGCAGCATATACTGATGATGTATTAGATGACTTCACTTACTATGGTAAAGATTACGTAGAAGACAAATACGGTGGATTAACTGAAGCACCTAACAACATGGACACTGTTCTTGATGTAGGTTCTGAAGTATCTTTCTACGCATTAGAACAATATGAAGAATACCCAGCTTTACTTGAAACTCACTTCGGTGGATCTCAAAGGGCTTCTGTAATTTCAGCAGCAGCTGGTTGTTCTACTGCATTCGCTACTGGTAATGCTCAAACTGGTTTAAGTGCATGGTACTTAGGTATGTACTTACACAAAGAACAACATTCCAGATTAGGTTTCTACGGATACGATTTACAAGATCAATGTGGTGCAGCTAACGTATTCTCCATCAGAAATGATGAAGGTTTACCACTCGAAATGAGAGGACCAAACTACCCTAACTACGCTATGAACGTAGGTCACCAAGGTGAATATGCTGGTATTTCCCAAGCTCCTCACGCAGCTCGTGGAGACGCATGGGCTTTCAACCCATTAATCAAAATCGCATTTGCTGATAAAAACTTAGTATTTGACTTCAGTAAACCTCGTGAAGAATTTGCTAAAGGTGCATTAAGAGAGTTCGAACCATCTGGTGAAAGAACTGTCATCACCCCAGCAAAATAA
- the mtrA gene encoding tetrahydromethanopterin S-methyltransferase subunit A — protein MADKKAPADTWPVISGDYIVGDPESPVAVTTLASHIEAELSGAAIAGPCKTENLGVEKVVANIISNPNIRFLILAGAEVQGHITGQCFKALHENGADPDKKKIIGATGAIPFVENVPLEGVERFQQQLEIIDLIDTEDVGAIQSKINECVEKDPGAFEEEAMVISVEGDDGEEDDGEEMKVVSAETALIEARMRDINTKIDMVGAINRNFAGNYAGKVQGIMLGLVFSLVIGALFLVL, from the coding sequence ATGGCAGATAAAAAAGCTCCAGCAGATACCTGGCCGGTTATTAGTGGAGATTATATTGTAGGGGATCCAGAAAGTCCTGTTGCTGTAACTACTTTAGCTTCTCACATTGAAGCTGAACTTTCTGGTGCTGCAATTGCAGGCCCATGTAAAACAGAAAATTTAGGTGTAGAAAAAGTTGTTGCAAACATTATTTCTAATCCAAACATCCGTTTCTTAATTTTAGCTGGTGCTGAAGTACAAGGACATATTACTGGTCAATGTTTCAAAGCATTACATGAAAACGGTGCGGATCCAGATAAAAAGAAAATTATTGGAGCAACTGGTGCTATTCCTTTCGTTGAAAATGTACCATTAGAAGGGGTTGAAAGATTCCAACAACAATTAGAAATTATTGATTTAATTGACACTGAAGATGTTGGTGCTATTCAATCTAAAATCAATGAATGTGTTGAAAAAGACCCTGGTGCTTTTGAAGAAGAAGCTATGGTTATTTCCGTTGAAGGTGACGACGGAGAAGAAGATGATGGTGAAGAAATGAAAGTAGTTTCTGCAGAAACTGCTCTCATTGAAGCAAGGATGAGAGACATTAATACTAAAATAGATATGGTTGGGGCAATTAATAGAAACTTTGCAGGTAATTATGCTGGTAAAGTTCAAGGTATCATGTTAGGTTTAGTATTCTCTTTAGTAATCGGAGCTTTATTCTTAGTATTATAG
- a CDS encoding tetrahydromethanopterin S-methyltransferase subunit F → MVQISNKPTINGIKDVAEDADYSSKLIAREGKLFAGLTTTRFQGFAIGVVVAVALLVVIPAIAKLCGM, encoded by the coding sequence ATGGTACAAATTTCTAATAAACCTACTATTAATGGTATTAAAGATGTTGCAGAAGATGCTGATTACAGTTCAAAACTTATTGCAAGGGAAGGCAAACTTTTTGCAGGATTAACAACAACTAGGTTCCAAGGTTTTGCTATTGGTGTTGTAGTAGCTGTAGCATTATTAGTTGTTATTCCAGCTATTGCTAAATTATGTGGAATGTAG
- the mtrE gene encoding tetrahydromethanopterin S-methyltransferase subunit E, translated as MDPVTLGVVALMGAVATIGGAAEDIESDLGSQSNPNSQVQLAPQMGHLHRMINKAASGEPVAYGVWCGVAGSIAFVLMSHFNFYPIISLAIGSCVAAFVHAIYTITAHMGRIVGQSQFEQPLFMDVLTQSLGPIVGHGFITTFCLVGVSYLMTIPLNGTPLHEFPLPLLAVLWGITLGAIGSSTGDVHYGAESEYQKFEFGGGTPVAIQGDIVTKAPLGAKNSIDVGNFCVKFGGPLTGFCFGLVVFFSFWNSVVFGLYGGLIVGFIIVLILIFMNDKLERFARKQYGPYEEE; from the coding sequence ATGGACCCTGTAACATTAGGTGTTGTTGCATTAATGGGTGCAGTTGCAACTATTGGGGGAGCTGCAGAAGATATCGAATCTGACCTCGGTTCTCAAAGTAACCCTAACTCTCAAGTTCAACTTGCTCCACAAATGGGACATTTACACCGTATGATAAACAAAGCGGCTTCTGGTGAACCAGTCGCTTATGGTGTTTGGTGTGGTGTTGCTGGATCTATTGCATTTGTATTAATGTCACATTTTAACTTTTATCCAATTATATCTCTTGCAATAGGTTCTTGTGTCGCTGCTTTTGTTCACGCTATTTATACTATTACTGCTCATATGGGTAGGATTGTTGGTCAATCTCAATTTGAACAACCATTATTTATGGATGTATTAACTCAATCTTTAGGACCAATTGTTGGTCATGGATTTATAACTACATTTTGTCTTGTTGGAGTTTCATATTTAATGACTATTCCATTAAATGGTACTCCATTACATGAGTTCCCATTACCACTTTTAGCTGTACTTTGGGGTATTACTCTTGGAGCTATCGGTTCTTCAACTGGGGATGTTCATTACGGTGCTGAAAGTGAGTACCAAAAGTTCGAGTTTGGAGGAGGAACTCCTGTAGCTATTCAAGGAGATATTGTTACTAAAGCTCCTTTAGGTGCTAAAAATTCAATTGATGTAGGAAACTTCTGTGTAAAATTCGGTGGACCTTTAACTGGTTTCTGTTTTGGTCTTGTTGTATTTTTCAGTTTCTGGAACTCAGTTGTATTTGGATTATATGGTGGATTAATTGTTGGTTTCATTATTGTTCTAATTTTAATCTTTATGAATGATAAATTAGAAAGATTCGCAAGAAAACAATATGGACCATATGAGGAAGAATAA